One part of the Thiomicrospira cyclica ALM1 genome encodes these proteins:
- a CDS encoding Fe(3+) ABC transporter substrate-binding protein, which translates to MRKPWLVVKTVVISMSLITLAGCSRDETTSAEAVEPVVVYSARAEHLIRPLFERFTEETGIPVQFQTGNANAMVERLKAEGRQTPADLLMTVDAGNLWYAADQDLFQPLNSALVNTTIPEHLRDPNDLWTGLSIRARTFVYHKDRVDPAELTDYANLADPKWQGRLCLRSSSSVYTKSLLASLIAHHGEQATQEIVQGWVNNLAARPHARDANVMDAILAGQCDVGLVNTYYFGRLEAENLDTPLALAWANQQTTGTHINVSGTGITKHAKNPGGARQLIEWLVSEQAQQIFGALNREYPAKPNTEIDPQVAAWGGFIQDQLNLAVLGQQQQAATKLADRIGYD; encoded by the coding sequence ATGAGAAAACCTTGGCTAGTAGTAAAAACTGTTGTTATATCAATGAGTTTAATAACTTTAGCTGGCTGTAGTCGCGATGAAACTACCAGTGCTGAGGCTGTTGAACCTGTTGTCGTCTATAGTGCCCGTGCTGAGCATCTCATTCGTCCTTTATTTGAACGTTTTACTGAAGAAACAGGTATTCCCGTTCAATTCCAAACCGGTAATGCTAACGCGATGGTTGAACGACTTAAAGCCGAAGGACGTCAAACACCCGCTGACCTTCTTATGACCGTTGATGCCGGGAATCTTTGGTATGCCGCCGATCAAGATTTATTCCAGCCGCTTAATAGCGCTCTGGTTAATACTACGATTCCGGAGCACCTAAGAGATCCAAATGATTTATGGACTGGCCTATCCATTCGTGCCAGAACCTTTGTTTACCATAAAGATCGTGTAGACCCAGCAGAGTTAACCGACTATGCCAATTTAGCTGATCCAAAATGGCAAGGACGGTTATGCTTACGCTCATCAAGTTCTGTCTATACAAAATCGTTGCTAGCGAGCCTAATCGCACATCATGGTGAACAAGCTACCCAAGAGATTGTTCAAGGCTGGGTCAACAATTTAGCAGCCCGCCCCCATGCGCGCGATGCTAATGTGATGGATGCCATCCTTGCTGGCCAATGTGATGTTGGTCTTGTTAATACCTATTATTTTGGCCGCCTAGAAGCCGAAAACTTGGACACCCCTTTAGCCTTAGCCTGGGCGAATCAACAAACAACGGGTACCCATATTAATGTATCAGGTACTGGAATAACTAAACATGCCAAAAATCCAGGCGGCGCAAGACAACTCATCGAATGGTTAGTTAGCGAGCAAGCACAACAAATTTTTGGTGCATTAAACCGCGAATATCCGGCAAAACCCAATACCGAAATCGACCCACAAGTGGCCGCTTGGGGCGGTTTTATTCAAGACCAACTTAATCTTGCTGTGTTAGGACAACAACAACAAGCCGCCACAAAACTGGCAGACCGTATCGGTTATGATTAA
- a CDS encoding ABC transporter ATP-binding protein, whose amino-acid sequence MLKISDIQVVYNQTPILDQFNLDIEAGEIVGILGPSGCGKSTLLRAIAGFVELAKGEICLNNACLCNCKCFMPPEKRGVGMVFQDNSLFPHLTVAGNIAFGLTKLNKTERQNRVNELLTLIRLEGMGNRYPHELSGGQQQRVALARALAPKPSLILFDEPFSSLDKALSEHLAVEIRQLLKQQKTAAILVTHTQREAELMCDRYAGLEDVYANNWIETAA is encoded by the coding sequence ATGCTAAAAATAAGTGATATTCAAGTTGTATACAATCAAACGCCCATTCTAGATCAATTTAATCTGGACATTGAAGCGGGTGAGATTGTTGGCATTCTTGGCCCAAGCGGTTGCGGTAAAAGTACTTTATTGCGTGCTATTGCTGGCTTCGTCGAATTGGCTAAGGGTGAAATTTGTCTTAATAACGCTTGTTTATGTAATTGCAAATGTTTTATGCCACCAGAAAAACGCGGTGTCGGAATGGTGTTTCAAGATAATTCATTATTCCCCCACCTAACCGTGGCTGGCAATATTGCGTTTGGCCTAACCAAACTGAACAAAACTGAGCGCCAAAACCGAGTCAATGAACTCTTAACCCTGATTCGTCTAGAAGGTATGGGTAATCGCTATCCTCATGAATTATCAGGCGGTCAGCAACAACGTGTTGCTCTGGCGCGTGCCTTAGCACCCAAACCTAGTTTGATTTTATTTGACGAGCCATTTTCAAGCCTAGACAAAGCCTTGAGCGAACACCTTGCCGTTGAAATTAGACAGCTTCTAAAACAACAAAAAACAGCCGCCATCTTGGTAACACATACTCAGCGCGAAGCCGAACTTATGTGTGATCGTTATGCCGGGCTTGAAGATGTTTACGCCAACAATTGGATTGAAACAGCCGCGTAA
- a CDS encoding BatD family protein translates to MVKQGLILLLSCLLIPMIAKANWSDRTLTTELEAAMVNQGEVVNLKVLANFQTTTRGPDFSVLMDDFEILSRQASSQLRVINGQPTGTTMWEVALMPRRTGVIDIPAFRVENVASEPLSIEVLETRAPAIDYRVTFMTAEVSTKTPYVQQEVLYTLRLYYLGSLRRGSVDMPAFNNFLSERLVNQNQFETLVDDRLYRVIEWVYALYPQKSGELTITPKNFEGALLRQRQVEVFQSQSNPLTLDVKPIPDSFPSDATWLPARQIQLKQDWQITGAFHVGDTLSRRISLEAVGLQASQLPDPVFKERPGFRVYADPIGQNQHSGQHGMSSSKQQNFTVVFQEAGDINFGGITLPWWNTETDSLEIARLNARSVTVLPSSSEEQPLPEWQANTTSTTATTNYYWPILSAIFATLWLATLLLWYRQRHQHNPVKASASELVYKFSADLTTLKSLNIAQQSEWLKKWWQLQGYSLASMPYQAPALYRALQDIEGQRYRVNLQDEQALEQASETLYAAVDSWYQDHPKSGHKAAKELALLYPN, encoded by the coding sequence ATGGTAAAACAAGGACTCATATTACTGCTGAGCTGCCTGTTAATCCCTATGATCGCCAAGGCTAACTGGTCAGACCGAACGCTAACTACCGAATTAGAAGCCGCAATGGTAAATCAAGGGGAAGTTGTTAATTTAAAAGTTCTAGCCAACTTTCAGACCACCACGCGAGGACCCGATTTCTCGGTATTAATGGATGATTTTGAAATCCTAAGTCGCCAAGCCTCCAGTCAATTGCGGGTTATTAATGGCCAACCAACCGGCACCACAATGTGGGAAGTTGCGCTGATGCCAAGGCGAACCGGTGTTATTGATATACCGGCATTTCGAGTTGAAAACGTTGCCAGCGAGCCTCTAAGCATCGAAGTTTTAGAAACTCGTGCACCTGCTATCGACTATCGAGTTACCTTTATGACCGCCGAAGTATCGACAAAAACACCCTATGTACAACAAGAGGTGCTCTACACCTTACGGCTATATTATTTAGGTTCGCTGCGTCGTGGTTCCGTTGATATGCCGGCATTTAATAACTTCTTAAGTGAACGCCTAGTTAATCAAAACCAATTTGAAACCCTTGTTGATGATCGACTTTATCGAGTGATTGAGTGGGTCTATGCACTATACCCACAAAAAAGCGGTGAACTCACTATTACCCCAAAAAACTTTGAGGGCGCACTATTACGCCAACGTCAGGTTGAAGTATTTCAATCACAATCCAACCCTTTAACCCTTGATGTCAAACCAATACCTGATAGCTTTCCAAGCGACGCGACTTGGTTACCGGCACGTCAAATTCAACTAAAACAAGATTGGCAAATCACCGGTGCCTTTCATGTGGGTGACACGCTAAGTCGTAGAATCTCTTTAGAGGCGGTAGGCCTTCAAGCCAGCCAATTACCCGATCCCGTGTTTAAAGAACGGCCCGGTTTTCGCGTTTATGCCGATCCAATAGGCCAGAATCAGCACTCCGGTCAACACGGAATGAGTAGTAGCAAGCAACAGAACTTTACCGTAGTCTTTCAGGAAGCCGGTGATATAAACTTCGGCGGAATAACCCTACCTTGGTGGAATACCGAAACAGATAGCTTAGAAATAGCACGACTCAATGCTCGCAGTGTTACTGTACTGCCATCCTCATCCGAGGAACAACCCTTACCAGAATGGCAAGCCAACACAACTAGCACGACTGCAACTACAAATTACTATTGGCCAATCCTGTCAGCCATTTTTGCGACTTTATGGCTAGCAACACTTTTGCTTTGGTATCGACAACGACATCAACACAATCCGGTTAAAGCATCGGCGTCCGAGCTAGTTTACAAATTCTCAGCGGATTTAACCACACTAAAATCGCTCAATATCGCCCAGCAGAGTGAATGGCTAAAAAAATGGTGGCAGTTACAAGGCTACTCTCTAGCAAGCATGCCATATCAAGCACCGGCTCTCTATCGTGCATTACAAGATATTGAGGGGCAAAGATATCGTGTGAATTTACAAGATGAACAAGCACTTGAGCAAGCCAGTGAAACCCTCTATGCCGCGGTGGATTCTTGGTATCAAGACCATCCAAAAAGTGGTCATAAAGCCGCGAAAGAGCTGGCATTACTTTATCCAAATTAG
- a CDS encoding VWA domain-containing protein codes for MFSELIFIRPWWLLALIPSFILWLLFYRRIRQTSDWQTIIEPKFQPWLLGTQQQIKKTLPISLIGLLIIWLTGVIALAGPSWQTQTAPAQPNASGSIIVLDLSASMYADDLNPNRITRAQFKLTDFIRQNPELQLGLLAYAGTPHIITPLSQDATTLLNLLPHLTPSIMPRPGADAVAAFELASEMLNQIQLSHRHIIWLTDDIESDEINPIVQLITRQNIQLSIMSVGTQQGGVIHHPRLGLLKDNQDQLIIAPVPETRLAQVAQQTGGRYVRLRLDDQDLSSLLPQSLPSGRSTAAQSTQQVQHPVDFGVYFIILLLLLAMFAIRRGWLMNFTSVALMISLLSVNSLQPVWAENPTNEQPSPNWLQRLAPLFMTGDQRGYQAWLEQDYLAAEREFNDPNWHAASLYRIGGYQRAAELFAQDPSAQGQYNLGNSLALAGQLEEAITAYDRALKLKPDFSQAQENRNLVQQLLDQQPEAQDQANIPIPSQNDNEGEDDGGGGQASSDDNQNNQDESQADENANQEGDSNNESANGQNDETDTRGDGTGRPEAAEELDPGLIRDEEQATDDTGEEAADEVIDEEGAIPGNQTFDPQLRELRERDQSNQAWLNQIQDNPGRFLQRKFQYQIQQESQTSRSRSLDQGGKTW; via the coding sequence ATGTTTAGTGAATTGATATTTATCCGCCCCTGGTGGCTATTAGCGCTAATACCTAGTTTTATTCTATGGTTACTCTTTTATCGACGTATTCGCCAAACCTCCGACTGGCAAACCATTATTGAGCCAAAATTCCAACCTTGGCTATTGGGTACGCAACAACAAATCAAAAAAACCTTGCCTATCAGCTTAATTGGCTTATTAATTATATGGCTGACCGGGGTAATCGCACTAGCTGGACCAAGTTGGCAAACACAAACTGCCCCGGCACAACCCAATGCTTCGGGTAGCATTATTGTTTTGGATTTATCAGCATCCATGTATGCCGATGATTTGAATCCAAATCGTATTACTCGAGCGCAATTTAAACTAACCGACTTCATACGCCAGAACCCAGAACTACAACTTGGGCTGTTGGCTTATGCTGGCACCCCACATATTATTACGCCACTATCACAAGATGCGACGACCTTATTAAACCTGTTACCGCATCTAACACCCAGCATAATGCCACGACCAGGGGCTGATGCTGTCGCCGCATTTGAACTGGCCAGCGAGATGCTTAACCAAATACAACTTAGCCATCGCCATATTATTTGGCTAACTGATGACATTGAAAGCGATGAAATAAACCCGATTGTGCAACTCATCACTCGCCAGAATATTCAGTTAAGCATTATGAGTGTTGGTACCCAGCAGGGCGGGGTAATTCATCATCCTCGTCTTGGTTTATTAAAAGATAATCAGGATCAACTGATCATTGCACCAGTACCCGAAACCCGTCTTGCACAGGTCGCTCAACAAACCGGTGGGCGTTATGTGCGATTACGTCTTGATGATCAAGACTTAAGCAGTCTATTGCCACAAAGCCTACCATCTGGCCGATCAACAGCCGCCCAATCAACTCAACAGGTACAACACCCGGTGGATTTTGGCGTTTACTTTATTATCCTGTTATTGTTATTGGCCATGTTTGCCATTCGACGTGGCTGGTTGATGAATTTTACCAGCGTGGCACTTATGATCAGCTTGCTCAGTGTGAATAGCTTGCAGCCCGTTTGGGCTGAAAACCCAACCAACGAGCAGCCTTCACCAAACTGGTTACAACGCTTGGCACCCCTATTTATGACCGGCGATCAGCGCGGTTACCAGGCCTGGTTAGAACAAGACTACCTTGCTGCCGAACGTGAGTTTAACGACCCTAATTGGCATGCCGCTAGCTTATATCGCATTGGGGGTTACCAACGTGCCGCGGAACTCTTTGCACAAGATCCCAGTGCTCAGGGTCAATATAACTTGGGCAATAGCCTAGCTTTAGCCGGTCAACTGGAAGAAGCCATCACAGCCTATGATCGAGCACTTAAACTAAAACCTGACTTTAGCCAAGCACAAGAAAATCGCAACCTTGTACAACAACTGCTTGACCAACAACCTGAAGCGCAGGACCAAGCTAATATTCCTATTCCCAGCCAAAATGATAACGAAGGTGAAGATGATGGCGGCGGGGGTCAAGCCAGCTCAGATGACAATCAAAATAACCAAGATGAATCACAAGCCGATGAAAACGCTAACCAAGAAGGCGATTCAAACAATGAATCTGCAAACGGGCAGAATGATGAAACAGACACCCGTGGCGATGGCACCGGTCGACCTGAAGCTGCCGAGGAGCTTGATCCTGGTTTAATTCGCGACGAAGAACAAGCAACTGATGACACAGGCGAAGAAGCTGCCGATGAAGTCATTGACGAAGAAGGCGCCATTCCTGGCAATCAAACATTTGATCCTCAGTTGCGTGAACTTCGTGAACGTGATCAATCTAACCAGGCCTGGTTGAATCAAATTCAAGATAACCCAGGACGCTTTTTACAACGCAAATTTCAATATCAAATTCAACAAGAATCGCAAACATCGCGATCACGATCTCTGGATCAAGGGGGTAAAACATGGTAA
- a CDS encoding VWA domain-containing protein yields MSELVNIFEAFHFLWPALILLAPMPWIIRRFLKTAAQEQQPLVAPSMAQRLRHFVSPNQQLVDTNQRSATHLLPIHLLFIVIWILVLLAAMRPVWYITPAPFEASGRDMMLSVDISPTMLREDMTWQGQRVDRLVALKRVMDEFIEQRQGDRMGLIVFSTEAHLVSPLTYDLQAIKQLMMESEVGMAGNTTSIGDSIGLAIKHLAEQENDRAVLVLLTDGANNDGYLDPIEAAEKAAEKGLIIHTIAFGNIDTSRGRPISSAFDIDLEALEIISGLTGGRSFAAGDAQTLRDIYRTINQIEANTFELNHYRARHELFIWPLALALLVSWLYAGYRLVRPEVGHV; encoded by the coding sequence ATGAGTGAGTTGGTAAACATTTTTGAAGCATTTCATTTTTTATGGCCAGCGCTGATATTATTAGCACCTATGCCGTGGATTATTCGTCGTTTTCTTAAGACAGCGGCACAAGAACAACAACCCCTAGTTGCTCCTTCAATGGCACAGCGACTGCGTCACTTTGTCTCACCCAATCAACAACTCGTCGATACAAATCAACGTTCGGCAACACATCTACTTCCCATTCACCTTCTTTTTATTGTTATTTGGATCCTAGTATTATTAGCAGCGATGCGCCCGGTCTGGTATATCACTCCCGCACCATTTGAGGCCAGTGGTCGCGATATGATGCTATCAGTCGATATATCGCCAACCATGCTGCGAGAAGATATGACTTGGCAAGGTCAACGGGTTGACCGTTTAGTAGCATTAAAACGAGTGATGGACGAATTTATCGAGCAACGCCAAGGTGATCGAATGGGGTTAATTGTGTTCTCGACAGAAGCACACCTAGTGAGCCCACTCACCTATGACCTGCAAGCCATTAAACAATTAATGATGGAATCTGAAGTCGGCATGGCTGGTAACACCACCTCAATTGGCGATTCGATTGGCTTAGCGATTAAACACCTAGCCGAACAAGAAAATGATCGCGCTGTGTTAGTACTCTTAACCGACGGCGCCAATAATGACGGTTATTTGGATCCCATTGAAGCGGCTGAAAAAGCCGCTGAAAAGGGATTAATTATTCACACCATTGCATTTGGTAATATCGATACCTCTCGAGGTCGACCCATTAGTAGCGCCTTTGATATTGACCTTGAAGCTTTAGAAATCATTTCAGGTCTCACCGGTGGTCGCAGCTTTGCAGCGGGGGATGCACAAACCCTACGGGACATATATCGCACCATTAACCAAATAGAAGCCAACACCTTTGAACTGAATCATTATCGCGCTCGCCATGAATTGTTTATCTGGCCACTGGCCCTGGCGCTGCTAGTAAGTTGGTTATATGCCGGTTATCGTCTGGTTAGACCAGAGGTTGGTCATGTTTAG
- a CDS encoding DUF4381 domain-containing protein, with protein sequence MNLNQPQEVINPLVEQLHDILLPDPIGWWPLAASVWALIIIALGLIIGLSAYFWHRYQQHSYKRTAIRDIKSLADQPDDTQLLQQLNATLKQVAITTYGRHQVAPLTDQAWLTFLNEKAQFIPQPENINQLMAYYGLKTPLTPMQRQRLIQYTQQWIKEHHL encoded by the coding sequence ATGAATCTAAATCAACCACAAGAAGTAATCAATCCCTTGGTTGAACAACTTCACGATATCCTGCTTCCTGATCCAATAGGTTGGTGGCCGTTAGCAGCCAGCGTTTGGGCATTAATCATTATTGCGCTAGGTTTAATAATTGGGCTTTCTGCCTATTTTTGGCACAGATATCAACAACATAGCTATAAAAGAACAGCCATTAGGGACATAAAATCTCTCGCTGATCAGCCGGACGACACACAGTTATTACAGCAACTGAATGCAACCTTAAAGCAGGTCGCCATCACCACTTATGGACGCCATCAAGTAGCCCCATTAACTGACCAGGCCTGGTTAACTTTTTTAAACGAGAAAGCACAATTTATTCCGCAACCTGAAAATATTAATCAATTAATGGCTTACTATGGCTTAAAAACACCATTAACACCGATGCAACGCCAACGTCTAATCCAATACACTCAGCAATGGATTAAGGAGCACCATCTATGA
- a CDS encoding DUF58 domain-containing protein, whose translation MLANYDPSLSSEVADLIKWRFHVKHLKLGHHQTVIAINGGQHATPRKGRGMEFNEVRPYQMGDDLRHIDWKISARTQKTHTKLYSEEHERPVIFIVEQSPGLLFASKGQFKTVLALNACAQLGWAALNQGDRVGGCIVGGDRQIWFQPKRQTKPFNGLLQEGTRQQHNITRPGQTRPEAWDMALERVNNLAHPASRIILIGDLFSLNDKAWRHLSELARHCAVGGLHLTDPLEQQLPVAGLLNLFDGNGEVQLDARTKQSRDAYHRYYEQNWQSLKNKFRGINAGLTALSTHEASLNQLLKAGWLRK comes from the coding sequence ATGCTTGCGAATTATGATCCCAGTTTGTCTAGTGAAGTTGCCGACCTGATTAAATGGCGGTTTCACGTGAAACACTTAAAATTAGGGCATCATCAAACGGTCATTGCTATCAACGGCGGGCAACACGCGACACCCCGTAAGGGGCGAGGAATGGAGTTTAACGAAGTTAGACCCTACCAAATGGGTGATGATCTGCGCCATATTGATTGGAAAATTAGCGCCAGAACTCAAAAAACCCACACTAAACTCTACAGCGAAGAACACGAACGTCCGGTTATCTTTATCGTCGAGCAAAGTCCTGGGCTTCTATTTGCCAGCAAGGGGCAGTTCAAGACTGTGCTAGCACTTAACGCCTGTGCGCAATTGGGCTGGGCCGCACTTAACCAGGGTGATCGTGTTGGGGGCTGTATTGTAGGCGGTGATCGACAAATCTGGTTTCAACCCAAACGTCAGACCAAACCCTTTAATGGTTTATTACAAGAGGGCACACGACAGCAACATAACATAACCCGTCCAGGACAAACTCGTCCAGAAGCCTGGGATATGGCATTAGAACGTGTTAATAACCTCGCACATCCTGCCAGCCGGATTATTCTAATAGGCGACCTTTTTAGCTTAAATGATAAAGCATGGCGTCATCTAAGTGAGCTTGCCCGCCATTGTGCCGTTGGCGGACTTCATCTGACCGATCCTTTAGAGCAGCAGTTACCTGTAGCAGGCCTGCTCAATTTGTTTGATGGTAATGGCGAAGTTCAACTTGATGCACGCACAAAACAATCGCGTGACGCCTATCACCGCTACTATGAACAAAACTGGCAAAGCCTAAAAAATAAGTTTCGTGGCATCAACGCCGGCTTAACCGCTTTATCGACCCATGAAGCCAGTTTAAATCAATTACTAAAGGCAGGGTGGTTGCGAAAATGA
- a CDS encoding AAA family ATPase produces the protein MSTNLLEQFQQLQQQLNAKIIGQPQLIERLLITLLAKGHLLVEGPPGLAKTKAVKTLADMIEGEFHRIQFTPDLLPADITGTDIYRAETHQFEFQPGPIFHNIILADEINRAPAKVQSALLEAMGEGQVSVGQQSFAMKQLFMVMATQNPIEQEGTYPLPEAQLDRFLMQVKIDYPQRESERQILDLVEDEARHGGNSTDVIELGETAIFEARQVILGLHMAESVKDYIVELVMATRQPHKYSAELAKKISYGVSPRATIALSACARAQAWLHGQDFVSPQNVQAVIHDVFRHRLLLSYDAEADGISVEQCIDEILEWVTVV, from the coding sequence ATGTCAACGAATCTTTTAGAACAATTCCAACAGCTTCAGCAACAACTAAACGCTAAAATCATTGGCCAGCCACAGCTTATTGAGCGGTTACTCATCACCCTTCTTGCTAAGGGTCATCTTTTGGTTGAAGGTCCACCCGGTTTAGCAAAAACCAAAGCCGTGAAAACCCTAGCTGACATGATAGAAGGGGAGTTTCACCGGATTCAATTTACACCGGATCTATTGCCGGCAGACATTACCGGTACCGATATTTATCGAGCTGAAACTCATCAATTTGAATTCCAACCTGGTCCGATATTCCATAACATTATTTTGGCCGATGAAATCAATCGAGCACCGGCAAAGGTACAGTCCGCATTGCTAGAAGCCATGGGTGAGGGACAGGTCAGTGTTGGACAACAAAGCTTTGCAATGAAGCAATTATTTATGGTTATGGCCACCCAAAACCCAATTGAGCAAGAAGGCACCTACCCATTACCGGAGGCACAATTAGATCGATTCTTGATGCAGGTTAAAATTGACTATCCGCAACGCGAAAGCGAACGACAGATTCTTGACCTGGTTGAAGATGAAGCCCGTCATGGCGGAAATTCAACCGACGTAATTGAGTTAGGTGAAACGGCCATATTTGAAGCGCGCCAGGTTATTCTGGGGTTACACATGGCTGAATCCGTAAAGGACTATATTGTCGAACTTGTCATGGCAACTCGCCAGCCACATAAGTATTCAGCGGAACTGGCCAAAAAAATTAGTTATGGTGTCAGCCCACGAGCCACCATCGCGCTGTCGGCTTGTGCTCGAGCCCAGGCCTGGTTACATGGACAAGACTTTGTGAGTCCACAAAATGTACAAGCTGTTATCCATGATGTGTTCCGCCATCGTTTACTACTCAGTTATGATGCCGAAGCTGATGGCATTAGTGTTGAACAATGTATTGATGAGATCTTAGAGTGGGTCACGGTTGTCTAA
- the cmoB gene encoding tRNA 5-methoxyuridine(34)/uridine 5-oxyacetic acid(34) synthase CmoB, producing the protein MFHVKQHLNSLWPLLKNTRLEPWLEELPLLIDQALEPDANGNLNRWLTALAIIEKLPKADQAKLNTTKIQLNYAQEQELDWPEVEHAFRGLMPWRKGPYHIGPINIDTEWRSDLKWDRLKPHLGSLEGLKCLDVGCGSGYHLWRMLGEQSKLVIGIDPSLLFMAQFSAIKQLYPNSNIAPIHFLPLPLEKLPVSKFGGDFDRVFSMGVLYHRRSPIDHIYELKRQIKKNGQLILETLVIPEGFGRVLVPEDRYAQMRNVWFLPSVNELIHWIKRCGFVDVSCVDINQTSTEEQRSTDWMQWQSLADFLDPSDPNKTIEGYPAPLRAIIMARNPN; encoded by the coding sequence ATGTTCCACGTGAAACAACACCTTAATAGTTTGTGGCCATTACTCAAGAATACCCGCCTAGAACCCTGGCTAGAAGAATTACCATTACTAATCGACCAAGCGTTAGAACCCGATGCGAATGGAAATTTAAATCGCTGGCTAACCGCATTAGCCATCATTGAAAAACTACCAAAAGCCGATCAGGCAAAACTTAACACTACAAAAATACAACTTAATTATGCTCAAGAGCAAGAGTTAGATTGGCCTGAAGTCGAACATGCCTTCCGCGGCTTAATGCCATGGCGCAAAGGACCTTACCACATAGGTCCGATAAATATAGACACAGAATGGCGATCAGATCTCAAGTGGGATCGTCTAAAGCCACATTTAGGCAGTCTTGAGGGTTTAAAATGCCTAGATGTCGGTTGTGGAAGTGGTTATCACCTTTGGCGAATGCTAGGGGAACAATCCAAGCTAGTAATCGGTATAGACCCAAGCTTGCTTTTTATGGCGCAGTTCAGTGCTATAAAACAGCTTTACCCAAATTCCAATATTGCCCCCATTCATTTCTTACCACTGCCACTGGAAAAACTGCCTGTATCAAAATTTGGTGGCGATTTTGATCGGGTTTTCTCCATGGGCGTCTTGTACCATCGGCGATCTCCCATAGATCATATTTACGAACTGAAAAGACAAATCAAAAAGAATGGTCAATTAATTCTAGAAACCCTTGTCATACCGGAGGGCTTTGGCCGAGTTCTAGTGCCTGAAGACCGCTATGCACAAATGCGCAATGTCTGGTTCTTACCCAGTGTTAATGAACTCATTCATTGGATAAAACGCTGTGGATTTGTAGATGTCAGCTGTGTTGATATCAATCAGACCTCAACAGAAGAACAACGAAGTACGGATTGGATGCAATGGCAGTCCTTAGCAGACTTCCTTGATCCAAGCGATCCAAATAAAACAATAGAGGGTTATCCGGCACCACTAAGAGCGATTATTATGGCAAGAAATCCTAATTAG
- the cmoA gene encoding carboxy-S-adenosyl-L-methionine synthase CmoA translates to MTHYQKDTLFSQPQTEQKAFRFDEQVASVFPDMIERSVPSYQETLKGITELTKHFAQANSQLYDLGCSLGAATLAMRRAVEDKPCQIIAVDNSPAMLAKAQDYLSNYHSNHQVKFIEGDMLATPINNASVVVLNFTLQFISPNQRHSMLSRIYDGLNPGGLLIMSEKLVNTQPGIQTIIDEMHLQFKRDNGYSELEISQKRASLENVLISDSREIHLERLRKIGFRECDTWLQYFQFASFIAIK, encoded by the coding sequence ATGACTCACTATCAGAAAGACACGCTATTCTCACAACCCCAAACCGAGCAGAAGGCATTTCGGTTTGATGAACAAGTAGCATCCGTCTTTCCCGATATGATTGAGCGCTCCGTACCAAGTTATCAGGAAACTCTAAAAGGAATCACTGAGTTGACCAAGCACTTTGCACAGGCAAATAGTCAGCTCTATGATCTTGGGTGCTCATTAGGGGCGGCAACTCTCGCCATGCGACGAGCCGTAGAAGACAAACCTTGTCAAATCATTGCTGTGGACAATTCACCGGCCATGCTCGCTAAAGCGCAAGATTATCTGTCAAACTATCACTCAAATCACCAGGTTAAATTTATAGAAGGGGATATGCTAGCTACCCCTATTAATAATGCCAGCGTGGTGGTGTTAAATTTTACCTTGCAGTTTATAAGTCCAAACCAACGCCATAGCATGCTATCTCGAATCTATGATGGACTTAACCCTGGTGGGCTATTAATAATGTCCGAAAAACTGGTAAACACACAACCAGGGATCCAAACCATCATTGATGAAATGCACCTCCAATTTAAGCGTGATAACGGATACTCAGAACTAGAAATTAGTCAAAAACGCGCTTCATTAGAAAATGTGCTGATCAGCGATAGTCGAGAAATCCATTTAGAAAGACTAAGAAAAATAGGGTTTCGGGAATGCGATACTTGGCTACAATACTTTCAATTCGCCTCTTTTATTGCAATTAAATAA